Genomic segment of Mucilaginibacter sabulilitoris:
GAGACTGATAATCATGAAGATGCGCGGCTAATAATTGCTGATATGTTTTAACTGTAGCAGCAGACAAGGCTTGTTTTACCCTGATATCAGGAGCTCCGTCGCGCCAGTTTTGTTCACGTTTGTTGCTGTAATTTGTAGCTGCATCCAGGTATATGGTAAAGCCATCCGCCTGCTTTATATTTAGCTGTGAGCCACCGTTACCATCCGATTCTACAGCTACTTGTCCTCCTTCTGTTTTTACGGTTACTGCAGCGTTGTAAGCTAAACCATTATCGAGCTTACCGGTAATTTGCAGGGAAGTGCCGTTACCTGACACCACTGCGTTATGCGCATCCTTCAGTTTAATGATGGCTGAATAAGCGCCTTTTTGATCAGCAGTAAAATGCAGTACCATTACCTTATCAGGAAAGCTGCAGAAATACTCACGCTTATAAGTCACACCATTATCGGTATAGTTTATTTGCTGCACAGCTTTGCTGATATCCAGTTGCCTGCGATAATTTGGTGGAACTTTTTGGGTAGAATCCTTACCCTTAAAGTCAATATACAAATCGCCAAAAGCCTGATAGGCGCCGGTTTCGTTTTCATCGCCTGTCCATAAGCTAATTTCGTTAAACTGTATGTGCTCCTGACCCAAACCGCCAAATACCATCCCTCCTATACGACCATTACCCATGGGATAAGCTTCGGTCATCCATGTTTTGGCTGGTTTATCATCCCAAATTGTTAAACTTTTTTGATGTAAGCCTGGGTTTAATTGCTGGGCTGTTACACCTGATGCAAACGCTACTTGCGTAACGAACAGCGAAAAACAGAGTATTTTTCTTACCATTTTAAAAAGGGGAATTTCTATTAAAGATGAAAAATTTGTTTAATTGGTTAAACCGCGATTTTGCCGCAATCACTTCTAAATGATATTTCGACCGCAATTTGCGCTAAAATAAATATTAAATGTAATGCTTACAGTTTTAATTTTACCCATATATTAAGCTAATTTGGCATCGGTACAATTACAGTATTCAGGCAATTGCCAATTAGCTTTATAGCAAGAGCCAAAATGAAGAACAACTACTGCTATTTAATCTTATAACCAAACAATTATTTAGTAATGAAAAACCTCTTCCATGTTTTGCCATATTTGCTTACGGGCAGCGGCTTCTGGTAATGGGATTTGCGCCGGGTTAGTTTCTTTCCACCAACGCTGAGTCGTTGTATCGGCAGCCATTTTGGCCATATCCTTGTTAAAATTATGCCCGGTATATTCAAAATAACTGAACAGGTAATACTTTCCTTCAATTTTTTGAACATAGATAGAATAGTTACGGATATTACACTCCTGAATCTTTCTCAATACTCTGGGCCACACGGCAGCATGCAGCTTTTTATAGTAGGCCATTTTCTCGGGCTTTAATCCGGTCACCATACCATAGCGTTGTACTTTCGCGATATCGGCTGTAGTAGTTTGGGGTAATGTTTTATTTTGCTGAGCATTATTGCAGGCTGCAAAATACATACAGCAAATCATGATAAAAACTGAGGTTAACCCTATCTTATTCATAAAAATCAAATTATCTGAATATGTAAAAGAGCATTGCCATAATAAATACCAGTAACAATGACAGCACTTTATAATTCCCTAAACCATGCCATGCCGCGCCTTGCAATGGTTCCCATGGCGACCGCCAATAAAGCGTTGAGCTCTCTTTAGTATGTTTTACCGGATACGCGTAGGATAATGTTACTTGTATAACCACACATATCACAAACAAATAAAAAGCCATCATCATGAATGGTATTTGTCCGATAGCCGTATCGGGATATAATTTATTCAAGGTAAACACCAGCACACCAATAGCAGAGCCTATCCATAAAGTGTATTTGGCTGATACTGCCGATGCCTTTTCCCAAAAAACACCCAATAAAAATACACAGGTAATGGGTGGAGCAATATGGGCGATAATATCGTTCAGTCCATCAAAAATGCTTCCATACTTATTTAATAACGGCAGCAACGCCAGCGACAATATCAACGATACCCCCGCAGCAATTTTACCAATTTTAACCAAGCTGGCATCTTTAGCTTCGGGGTTGTACCGCTTGTATATATCATAGCTTACTATGGTTGAAATGGAGTTTAACGCGCCGGAGATCTGGCTCATTAAGCCTGATAATAATGCGGCCACCAACACCCCTATTAAACCCTGCGGGATAAGCTGGGTAATCATTAAGGTATAAATACCTTTACTGTCAAAAACCTCCTTACCCCCTACAATACTTTTTAAGGCTGAAATATCCAGGTGACCGCTTTGTGCCAGCGTGTAGGCGAACAAGCCCGGCATTACGAAGATAAAAACAGGTAATATTTTAATAAACCCGCAAAACAGCGGGCCAACCCGGGCATGGTTTTCATCTTTTGCACCCAACACCCGCTGCACAATGGTTTGGTCGGCACACCAGTACCAGATACCTAACACCGGATACCCTAAAAATACTGCATACCAGGGCATGCCACTTGGGTCGCCGTGCGGACGAAGCATCGAGAGCTTATTCATTTCGCCAGTGTGCTTCAAAACGTCAACCATTGGCTCCCAGCCACCCATTTTAGTATAGGCGGCAATGCTCATTATAATAGCGCCACCTAACAGCACTACCGTTTGGATAGATTCGGTCACCACTACCGCCGTTAAGCCGCCAACAACGGTATAAATGGTGGTAATAATGGATATGACAATAACACTTGTGTACATATCAACCCCAAACAAAGTATGCAGCACTACCCCACCTGCCAGCAAAGAGAAAGCGATATGGATAAGTACTGCGGATACTACCGATATAATAGCAAGCCAGTCGCGGCTGGCCCGGTCGTACCTTTTCTCTAAAAAGTCGGGCAGGGTAGCTACGCCTGATTTAATGTAAAACGGCGCGAAGAACAAAGCCAGCAATATTAAGGTAAACGCCGCCATCCATTCAAAATCGCCGTTAAGCAAGCCTTTGTCAAAACCGCTTTGCGCGAGACTAACCAGGTGAACACAGGAAATGTTGGTTGCAAATAATGCCAACCCAATCATAGGCCAGCGCAGCTTTTTACCTGCTAAAAAATACTCGCCGGCCTCGTTATTATTGTTTTTGGTTTTACGCTGATGGCGTATACCCGACCACAACCCAATTACAAAAATAAAGGCGATGTACAAGGCGCTGATAATTAAATCGGGAGTATGTATCATAAATAAATTCTAAATCCTAAACTCTAAATCCTAAATTGGCCCATTTTCACTCACTACTCACTTAAAGCTATCAAATCACAACTGCTTCCCGTTTCCTGAGGTGTGTGATAAACACCATTGCTGATATTAACCGGATGTTTAAAATGCTGTTGCAAATGTGGTATATGTTCCAAAAACAAAGCCTCATGCCCTACCGAAATATGATTGAACAAGACCAGGTGCTGGTGCAGTTGCCCCATATCGCCGACGTGCGGCACAACGGGCACACCAAATTTTTTACACAACAGACTTATGGTAATAAATTCGCTCACCCCGCCAACCCGCACTGCGTCAACCTGAACAAAGGATGCGCAACCGGTTTGCAGATAGTTTTTAAAGATGATTTTATTGGGTACATGTTCGCCCAGCGCCAGTTTTACCGGAGCAATGGCATCGGCCAGGGTTCTGTGAGCAAGCACATCATCAGGGTGCGTTGGCTCTTCTACCCAGTATGGGTTCATGCTCTTAAATTTATTGCAGATCGATATAGCTTGCGGCAGGTTCCATTGCTGGTTAGCATCAAGCATTACCTTTACTTTATCGCCTGCAACCTCCCTTACAATATGGGCGCGGCGTATATCTCTTTCCGGATCAACTGAGCCTACCTTAAGCTTCATTGCTGTAAATCCTTCTGCTAATGCTTTTTTACAGTTTTCGCGAACCTTTTCGTCCGAGTAATTAAACCAACCGATAGAAGTATCATAACCAGGATATCCCGTTTGTAAAACGCCTAACCGCTCACTGCTTGTCAATTGTCCATCGCGCAGCATTTGAATAGCCTGTTCATGGGTAAGCTCATCTTCGAGGTACGATAGGTCTAACGTAGCAACTATTTGCTCGGGCGAAAGATCGTTCAGTAATCTCCACAGTGGCACACCTCTTTTTTTGGCCCAAAGGTCATAACAGGCGTTGGTAACCGAAGCCAGCGCCAGGTGCACCACACCTTTATGCGGCCCCAACCACCTGAATTGCTGATCGTTTGATAGCTGATTGAACAGTTTACCAAAACCGGCCATCATTTCTTCAATATCGTTACCAACCAATTTACTTGCGTAGTAATGCGCGGCCTTGCAAACCAAGTCATTACCTTCGCCAAGGGTGAAGGCAAAACCAGTACCTGTTAACCCGCTGTCGTCAAACAAACGGGTTACCGCGTATGAGTAAATAGGGTCTTTATGTATAGCATCACTGCCAGCACTGCCATCAAGTGCATAGCGCACATCATCAACTTTAATATTTTTTATCATTCTTAAGGCTGCTTTATTTAAATAGATTGGTTTATAACTCTTCTGTAACCCAGCTCGGCCCCGCCGCTTACTGGCAAAATGCAGCCGGTAATAAACCGTGCCTGCTCAGATACCAGGAACAAACAGGCATCGGCCACCACATCGCCTTCGGGGCAATAACCAAGGGCATGTATTTCATTGAGATAATTAGCAATGATTAATGAATCGGGCTGCTGCCGGCTCCAGGCACGCAGCATGGGTGTCCATACCCCCGCCGGTGCGACAGCATTAACCCTGATGCCATAAGGCGCATAATCAAGCGCCATTGATTTGGTTAACGCATTAACAGCGCCTTTGGTAGCGCTGTAAGCCGCATGTATCTGTTGCCCTATTTCGCCTACCAAGCTGCTTGTGTTCAGGATATTTCCACGTGTTTTTTTTAATTCTTCAATACCAAACCTGGTAGTATTATAAATACCTTTCACATTTATATTAAACAGATTATCCCATTCCTCGCCGGTAGTTTCATGCACTGCCTTTGATGGGTTTGATATACCTGCGTTATTATGTATCACATCAATTCTTCCAAAATTGGTGGCTGTTTTTGCAACTGCGCGTTCCATATCAGCGGCAACGGATACGTCGGCCATAATAAAAAGTGTTTCTCCGGACAATTTTTCAGCAGCTTGTTTAATGCTCTCTTCCGAATTGGAGATAATACTGAGTTGGGCTCCTGCTGTCTGGTATACTTTAGCGCACTCAAAACCAATACCTTCTGTACCCCCGGTTAAAAAAATCACTTTATTTTTTAGTAGCATGTTGTTGATAGTTAAAATTTAATACACCGCATCGCGTTAATTGATATTGTGAAAGCACAAGCGGGTACTATGATTTTCTTGACCTGGTTAAAATTGGTTATTACTGAATAATCAAAAGTAATAGCACCTATTGTACATTATAATAGGCAAAACATTTTTTTTAATGGATTATACAATTAAAATCAGCCATCAAAATAGTTTCAGGTAACAAAATAGTGTGATAGGTGTGCAATACGCTTTGATCGATTGTTTTTGCGAATTGTTTTGTCTATAATAGCATAACATATTATTGGTAAAACCTTTTAACAATGTAATATTCAATTGCAAATTCAAATATTACCTGCATGAGCAACACCTTTAAAAGACGAGATGGCTTTATAGGAGAAAAACTTTTTGGCATCCCTCAAAAAATATTAAAGGAGGCTAAGGAGCGCGACCCTGAACTTTTTCCTGTTTACATTACCAACATTGGTTATTTTCCGAAAGCTACATTCCACTACCGCGAACGCAGAAAAGGCTGTGAGGACAATATACTTATTTACTGCCTGCAGGGAAAGGGATATTATATATTGGATAGCAAACGTTACGAGGTACACTCTAACCAGTTTATTATTATACCGGCTACAGACAAATACATTCGTTACTGGGCCGATAAGGATGACCCGTGGACTATTTATTGGGTGCATTACACCGGCGATAATATTCAGGCCTTTAATAAATCGCTTAATTTAAGCCTCATCAAAGGCCCGGTACAAATACCATTTAATGATAAAGCCATTGAAATATGGCAAAATATTTATCAAACCCTTGAAATGGGTTACAGCATTGAGAACCTCTGCAGCGCCAATTTTTGCCTGTACCATTTGATAGCCATATTTCTGTTTCCGCAAAGACATATTCAATATGATAAGGAAGATGATGGCGACATTATTACTAAAACCATCAATAATATGCGCGATAACCTGAGTAAAAAGCTCACGGTTGACGACATGGCAAATAAACACAATTTGTCAGTTTCCCACTTTTCCAACATTTTCAGAAAAGCTACCGGAATGCCACCTATTGATTACTTTATTCACCTGAAAATGCAAAAGGCATGCCAGCTCTTATACACCAATGCCGATAAGATTAAGGAGGTTGCTACAAAACTTGGGTATGACGACCCGTATTATTTTTCGAGGATATTTAAAAAGTATATTGGCACCTCGCCGGAGCAGTACAGGGTTACAGCGAAAAATACAGGATAATATACTTATCAAACGGTCTGCTAACCTGAGCTTATGGAAGGGTTGAGCGTAGAGCCTTTGCCCAAGAGTCTTCGACAGGTTGACAGGCCCTTTCCCGGAAATATTGAAGAAAAGATCAGACTTACGAAGTTTTAAAAGCTTCATAAGTCTGCTTTAAAGAGGTAAAATATCAAACTACTTCCCCCAGGCCTTATTGGGTTTTGGCCCCATAACTAACTCTAATGTTGCTCCTGATGAAATGGCAGTATAATCCAGATAACACCTGTGGTATGGCCTGCCATTAAGCGTAGCGCTTTGTATATAAACATTGGCAGGCGAATTATTTTTTGCTACAATAGTAAACGCTTTGCCTTTGGCATACTTGGGATCAAGATTGATCTTCGTTCTGTTAAACACCGGACTGGTAATTTCGAAACGCATATCGCCCGGGCAAACCTGTGCAATACCACTCGCGGCGAGCACATACCAGGCCGACATCTGCCCTACATCCTCGTTACCTACCAAACCCTCTACTTTATTATGATATGCTCTCTGACAAATAATCCTTGTCCATTTTTGGGTGAGCCATGGGGCACCTAAGCGGTTAAATAAAAACGGAACGTGATGCACAGGCTCATTGGCATGGTTGTAATAGTTGTTCCATAGCAAATTGGATGGTGCTTTTTCAAAGAAGTCGGTTAAGTCGGCAATAGCTTTTTGGTTACCACCTAACAGTTTGGCCAACCCGGGCACATCCTGCGGTACAAACCATCCCTGCTGATAAGGGTTACTCTCTACTGTGCCATAACCTTGCTGTAACCTTCCCTCCGCTGGCCATTTCTCCCATTGGCCATTATCCATTTTAGGGCGAAACCAGCCCTTATCCTTATCGAACACATTTTGATAAGCCAATGCCCTTGCCGAATATTTTGCAGCGTCGTCTGTTTTACCGGTGGCTTTGGCCAATTGGGCAATACACCAGTCAAAATAAGCATATTCAAGGGTGCCAGATATACTGCTGCCACCTGTGCTAAAACCGCGATCTCCGTTGCCATATTTAGCAGCGGTATTTAAGCTGTATTGATAAGCCTTATCAATATCATATCCCTTAATACCTTTTTTATAAGCATCTGCAATAACTGATATAGACGGGTTGCCGATCATGCACCCGCTGTAAGCGTTTAATAGCTCCCAGCGGTCAAAATATTGACTGCCGTTTTCGGTAGCTAAAGTAATTTGTGAATTGATAAGATCATTCACCAAACCAGGATTGATGAGGGTT
This window contains:
- a CDS encoding enolase C-terminal domain-like protein, producing the protein MIKNIKVDDVRYALDGSAGSDAIHKDPIYSYAVTRLFDDSGLTGTGFAFTLGEGNDLVCKAAHYYASKLVGNDIEEMMAGFGKLFNQLSNDQQFRWLGPHKGVVHLALASVTNACYDLWAKKRGVPLWRLLNDLSPEQIVATLDLSYLEDELTHEQAIQMLRDGQLTSSERLGVLQTGYPGYDTSIGWFNYSDEKVRENCKKALAEGFTAMKLKVGSVDPERDIRRAHIVREVAGDKVKVMLDANQQWNLPQAISICNKFKSMNPYWVEEPTHPDDVLAHRTLADAIAPVKLALGEHVPNKIIFKNYLQTGCASFVQVDAVRVGGVSEFITISLLCKKFGVPVVPHVGDMGQLHQHLVLFNHISVGHEALFLEHIPHLQQHFKHPVNISNGVYHTPQETGSSCDLIALSE
- a CDS encoding SDR family NAD(P)-dependent oxidoreductase, whose translation is MLLKNKVIFLTGGTEGIGFECAKVYQTAGAQLSIISNSEESIKQAAEKLSGETLFIMADVSVAADMERAVAKTATNFGRIDVIHNNAGISNPSKAVHETTGEEWDNLFNINVKGIYNTTRFGIEELKKTRGNILNTSSLVGEIGQQIHAAYSATKGAVNALTKSMALDYAPYGIRVNAVAPAGVWTPMLRAWSRQQPDSLIIANYLNEIHALGYCPEGDVVADACLFLVSEQARFITGCILPVSGGAELGYRRVINQSI
- a CDS encoding L-rhamnose mutarotase, which codes for MNKIGLTSVFIMICCMYFAACNNAQQNKTLPQTTTADIAKVQRYGMVTGLKPEKMAYYKKLHAAVWPRVLRKIQECNIRNYSIYVQKIEGKYYLFSYFEYTGHNFNKDMAKMAADTTTQRWWKETNPAQIPLPEAAARKQIWQNMEEVFHY
- a CDS encoding sodium:solute symporter, which gives rise to MIHTPDLIISALYIAFIFVIGLWSGIRHQRKTKNNNNEAGEYFLAGKKLRWPMIGLALFATNISCVHLVSLAQSGFDKGLLNGDFEWMAAFTLILLALFFAPFYIKSGVATLPDFLEKRYDRASRDWLAIISVVSAVLIHIAFSLLAGGVVLHTLFGVDMYTSVIVISIITTIYTVVGGLTAVVVTESIQTVVLLGGAIIMSIAAYTKMGGWEPMVDVLKHTGEMNKLSMLRPHGDPSGMPWYAVFLGYPVLGIWYWCADQTIVQRVLGAKDENHARVGPLFCGFIKILPVFIFVMPGLFAYTLAQSGHLDISALKSIVGGKEVFDSKGIYTLMITQLIPQGLIGVLVAALLSGLMSQISGALNSISTIVSYDIYKRYNPEAKDASLVKIGKIAAGVSLILSLALLPLLNKYGSIFDGLNDIIAHIAPPITCVFLLGVFWEKASAVSAKYTLWIGSAIGVLVFTLNKLYPDTAIGQIPFMMMAFYLFVICVVIQVTLSYAYPVKHTKESSTLYWRSPWEPLQGAAWHGLGNYKVLSLLLVFIMAMLFYIFR
- a CDS encoding AraC family transcriptional regulator gives rise to the protein MSNTFKRRDGFIGEKLFGIPQKILKEAKERDPELFPVYITNIGYFPKATFHYRERRKGCEDNILIYCLQGKGYYILDSKRYEVHSNQFIIIPATDKYIRYWADKDDPWTIYWVHYTGDNIQAFNKSLNLSLIKGPVQIPFNDKAIEIWQNIYQTLEMGYSIENLCSANFCLYHLIAIFLFPQRHIQYDKEDDGDIITKTINNMRDNLSKKLTVDDMANKHNLSVSHFSNIFRKATGMPPIDYFIHLKMQKACQLLYTNADKIKEVATKLGYDDPYYFSRIFKKYIGTSPEQYRVTAKNTG